TCCTTCTCCATTCCATTAGTGGAATAACTCTTGATGAACTTATACCGAAATATAGTAAAAATATAAGGACACTTTTATTAATTATTTAGATTAATTTTCTAGGGAAGTGATTTTGCACCTATCGTAAAAGTAGACTTGCCATTCTTGTTGCCATTAATGTTTTTGATATTTTCCCCAGAAGCTTGTGTCTTGATAGTTTTAGCAATTTGTAATTATTCAATTCAAGACAGAATTTTTTAAGATATCTTTGTCACATGTGACAAGGTTCTCTCATAAATTCTTGTCATATGTGACAAAGTTTAAATATCAAATTTGAAATGTGATATCTTGTGGACGATAACGAGCTTTTAGAAATAATGAAGGATTGGAACTTTTGGGGAAATTTTACCAAACAATGGATAGAAAGAGAGGAGTATGTAGGTAAAATAAAAAACCTTCTTAAAGGGGTTAACATTGTTGCCATCTCTGGTATAAGAAGAAGCGGAAAATCGATAATTGGATTACAAGTAATTAAAAAAGTAATTGAAGAAGATAATGTTGACCCTAGGGATACCTTAGTGATAAAATTGGATGATGAAAGACTTACTGAGGTTAACTATAACACTCTTCTACGAATATTAAGTTTATATGAAATCAACATTAAGAAAGGTAATAATTTTTATATTCTTATAGACGAAGTTCAAGAAGTAGAGGGATGGGAGAGGATAGTAAGAGGGTTAGCAGAAAAAGGTAACAAAGTAATAGTTACTGGATCTTCAGCAAAATTGCTAAGCTCTGAATATACTACTTTATTATCTGGCAGACATGTCGAAGTAAGAGTATTTACGTTAGATCTAATGGAAAACTTAAGCTTCAAAGGCATAAAATTAAGGGATAGAATAGATGAAATTAAACACTCCTTAGATATAGATAAAAGTATTGAGGAGCTAATGAATCTAGGTGGTTTCCCAGACGTAGTACTTCACAAGGATATCGCTGATGAATTACTAACATCCTACTTTGAAAGTATCATTCTTAAGGATGTTATTAGTAGGTATAAAATTAGAGATGAGAGTAAATTAAGAGTTTTAGCAAAATTTTATATAACGTCTTCTGGTTCTAGAGTCACATATAGTAATGTATCAAAATTTCTGAAGATCCCAGTAAAAACAGTGGAAAGGTATTCAGAGTACTTAGAGAAAGTATTTCTAATATTCTTTCTTAAAAACTTCTCTTTCTCAGTAAAGGGAGTTGAAGTTAGTCCAAGAAAGGTATATGTTACAGATAATGGATTTATGAAAATCTTTAGCGTAAGGATAAGTAGAGGCAGATTGTTTGAAACCTTGCTAGCACAGCATTTATTTAAGTACTCTTTTAATACACGGGCTGATCTATACTACTGGCATGAAAAAGAGGAGATCGACTTTATTCTTCAGAGAGGCGATATTATACAGCCTATACAAGTTGCTTATGAAATTGAAAGCGAAGAAACTCTATATAGGGAAATTGATCCAATAAAAAAATTCAAAGATAAGGTAACGGATATTCAGAACCCTATTCTTATAGTATACAGAGGGGAAGAAAAAACAATTGATCAAGTTAAGATATTGTCAGTAAAGAAGTTCCTTTTGCATATAGAAGATTATTTAATTTAAGTCTTAACAAGTGAAAAATTTAACCTCATATAACCTTATGTGTCTTTAATTTTATATTCTGAATGCGAATAAGGTATGTGAATGGTTGCAATTATTGATGCAAATTTAACTAGGTTTGGAAAAAGGAAGGAAAGTTTATTGGAACTAGCTGGGGAGGTCTCATTACCGTTAATAGAGAAATACGAAATAGACTTTGTGGTAGTTTCTAACACTTACTCTGGGGAATTCAATTTCCAATCTGGCATTAACAACCTGATTACGACCTATCTATCTATTGATAACGTCCCTTCAATAAGAGTTGATAATACCAGTGGTAGCGGTGGGTCTGCAATATTAGTTGCTAAATCATTACTGGATTCTAAAGTCGCTAATACAGTTTTAGTCTTAGGAGTTGAGAAGATGTCCGAAAAAAACACTAAACAAGTAACGTCAATAATAGCTTCCTTATTACCCCTTGAAGAAAGGAAAGCTGGTCTGACTTTGCCCTCATTGGCAGGCTTAATGGCGAAGGAGTATATGAGAAGGTATAATGCCCCGAGAGAAGCTTTTGCATTAGTTGCGGTTAAAAATCACTATAATGGTTCACTAAATCCATATGCTCATATTCAAAAAGTTGTATCACTGGAAGATGTGTTAAAGGCTCCAATAATAGCTGATCCCTTAACTTTGTACGAATTCACTCCAATAAGTGATGGGGCTTCCGCTTTAGTTATGGTAAAGGATGAATATGCGTATAGTTTTACTAAGAAACCAGTTTTCATAAAGGGTATTGGTGTATCTTCAGATACTTCATATCTATCTGGACGTGAGGATATCTTGTCAATAAAATCTGTAAGGAATGCTGGATTAATAGCTAAGAAAATGGCTAAGATCGACAGAATTGATTTCGCAGAACTTCATGATATGGCAACCGTTTTAGAGATAGTGGAGGCAGAAGAATTAGGTTTATTAAGGAAAGGAGAGGGATGGAAAGCTTATTATGACAACTACACTTCTATTGATGGTGAAATGCCAATAAATACCAGTGGGGGATTAAATTCAAAGGGTCATCCAATAGGAGCTAGTGGCGTAGCCCAGGCAGTAGAGGCGTTTTTGCAGATTAGAAATGAAGCGGGAAATAGGCAAGTTAAGAATGCTAGGGTAGGATTATCTTTAAGTATGGCTGGTTTTGGAAATTCAGCTACTGTAATAATTTATGGTGATGAACCTTGATTTATGTCTGCAAAAATTGCGGATATACGTTTTGGGTTAAGAGAATGAGATGTCCTAAATGCGGTTCCGTAACATTAGAGAATGTTAGTATTAAAGAAGTTGAAGTAATAGCATCTTGGAAATTAACAGCCACCCCAGAAGGTTTTGAGGATAGTTATTGGCTCTGTTTGGTTAAATCGAATAATGCAAAACTCTTTTGTAGATCTTTAACTGAGCCCAAAGATGGCGGTAAATTATTATTAAAGGACAACGGAATTTGCGAACCATTAGGTTAATTCTTTAAAGGTGTCTATACCAGCTTCGTCATTAAATTTGACATAGTATTTGTATTCTTTTCCCTCATTTTTAGCTGTACAAGTTCTACCTGTATAATAGTTTCCATTGATTATCAGTTCATCGATTTTATTCCAGTTAGTTCTCTTCTTGACTTCTTTTACCATATTAACGAATTCTAAAGCACAATAGTCACAACAGAAGAATAACTTTTCTCCATCAATCTCTTCATAATATTCTCCCCAAGTGGCACCGCATAGTGCACAGCCTTTATCTTTTGTCCCTGCTTCTTTTCCGTTAACTATTATTTTCATATACTCATCACCTCTTTAATTAAACTTGGCTCTATTTCAAACCCTCTCTCTAATCTGGCTAATAAATATTTAGAGAATGCGTCAAATGATTTAAGAACTACTACTTGAACTTGTTCTTTTAATCCTAATTCCTCTGCATATCTCTCCACCATCTCTAACGCCTCTCCAGCATGTGAGACATCTGCCTCGTATCCCTCTCTTAAAAAGTCCTTCACAGCTTGGGGATATTCATTAGAAGTTAAAATTAATGGATTAAAGTAAGGTAGTCTAGCTCCATATTTAACTAAGCTACGATCAGCTACTAGTTCAAGGCTATGCATTGCAGCCATAGTTTCAAGCCAGGTTTTAGTTTCAGCTATTTTTCTCCACGTTTTTATTGCAGACTGTGTTGCGGGTAAAGGTGGTGTTGATAATATCTTCTCTCTAGGCATTCCTAAAGCCTCACCCATCCTTAATAATAGCTCGTAATGGCTTGGTCTTCCGTTATATCCTATAAACTCAACAGCGATATTCTCTAACTCATAGTGTAAAACATCATCTTTATCAGTTTTAGTAACTATTGAAGCTAAAACCTTAACCCAATTTTTTAGGAAATGTTGGTGTTCTATTACATAACCCAATAAGACTCCTCTAGTAGGCTTCTGCATTGCCACAATAAATGGATGCGGGTTATCACCATAAAATTTCGATATAAATCTCTTTCTTATCCACACACTTAGACCATTTGGCGTTGAAAAGAAAGTCTCTAAACTATTTGCTAGTTCTCTAACGTTCATTCTCTGGATAGATATATTACGGTTTAACCACATTACATGCGATGGATCACTCCTAGTATTAGCCATCTCATCTATGTGCTTAGCCACATCCTCCCAACTGTTAAATTTAATTTCACATGAGGGACATATGGGCATAAGTATATACTCTATCTTTTACTTATTAAGTTTAATTTTGCTAGCGTTAAAAGGTAAAACGAAAAATTGTTAAACCACTAAGCTTTACTATTCTATTTAGGTGATTTTTTTGCAGGATGACTATGGTTATACGTTTCTTTTAATGTCTAGAATATTCAGAAGTATAGGCATAATTTATATTACACTGTCCTCTTCATTATATTTAGCCTCAATTGGCGTAAGACCAGAAATTATAGGTATAATATTCTTAGGTGCTATCTTGTTCTCTTCTCTACTCAGTTTAGCTCTAGGTATGATAGGTGATAGATACGGTTATAAAAAAGTACTCATCGCAACAGAAATAATATCTTCATTAGCTGCATTGGTACTTGCAATTTCAATCAATAATTTTCTGATTTTTACGGGATTTATTATAGGGGGAGTTGGTGGTGCAGCAGGAGGAATTAGAGGAGTTTTCTCACCTGGATTAACTGCTTTAGTGGCAAGCAATTGGAGGAATGAAGCAGAAAGGGTAAGAAGACTTAGTTTACTAATGTCTGCTGCATCATTTTCAGGTATTGGTGGTAGTATTCTACTTTCTTTAAGATCTTATATCAATAATTCAGTTGAGGGATATAGGATCCTCTACTTCGTCTCTTTTGCATTATTATTGGCTTCTGCCATATCATTACTGTTCGTTAAGGAGGTTAAAAGGCCTAAAAAAACAAGTAAGGTTATTACGAAGCCTAGCCTTAAGTTTATCTCCAAGGTTATAGTTTCTAATTCTATAACTGGATTTGGATTGGGTATTGCAATTCCATTGCTTCCGTTATGGTATAAGTTAGCCTTCCACGCTACCTCCTTTGAGATAGGTTTAATCTTCACTACATCTTACCTAACAACGGCAATCGGATCTTTACTTGCACGCAAATTAAGGGCAGAACCACTAAAGGTTGCCTCTATAACCAGAATATTAAATGGGATATTCTTAATTGCAATGGCCTTTTCACCATGGCTACCATTGGCAGCAGGATTATATATTGCTAGGGGATTGAATGCGGGAATTGGATCTCCAAATAGAAGTGCAGTTAACGTTAGGGGAGTTTCTGAAGAGGATTTCGGTACTGCTTCAAGCATTCAAGGTATGGCTACTAGATTTTCTCAGATGAGTTCTGGTATTAGTGGTTACTTGTTAGATTTATC
The nucleotide sequence above comes from Sulfolobus tengchongensis. Encoded proteins:
- a CDS encoding TA0938 family protein; translated protein: MKIIVNGKEAGTKDKGCALCGATWGEYYEEIDGEKLFFCCDYCALEFVNMVKEVKKRTNWNKIDELIINGNYYTGRTCTAKNEGKEYKYYVKFNDEAGIDTFKELT
- a CDS encoding ATP-binding protein yields the protein MDDNELLEIMKDWNFWGNFTKQWIEREEYVGKIKNLLKGVNIVAISGIRRSGKSIIGLQVIKKVIEEDNVDPRDTLVIKLDDERLTEVNYNTLLRILSLYEINIKKGNNFYILIDEVQEVEGWERIVRGLAEKGNKVIVTGSSAKLLSSEYTTLLSGRHVEVRVFTLDLMENLSFKGIKLRDRIDEIKHSLDIDKSIEELMNLGGFPDVVLHKDIADELLTSYFESIILKDVISRYKIRDESKLRVLAKFYITSSGSRVTYSNVSKFLKIPVKTVERYSEYLEKVFLIFFLKNFSFSVKGVEVSPRKVYVTDNGFMKIFSVRISRGRLFETLLAQHLFKYSFNTRADLYYWHEKEEIDFILQRGDIIQPIQVAYEIESEETLYREIDPIKKFKDKVTDIQNPILIVYRGEEKTIDQVKILSVKKFLLHIEDYLI
- a CDS encoding zinc ribbon domain-containing protein, producing the protein MIYVCKNCGYTFWVKRMRCPKCGSVTLENVSIKEVEVIASWKLTATPEGFEDSYWLCLVKSNNAKLFCRSLTEPKDGGKLLLKDNGICEPLG
- a CDS encoding C2H2 type zinc finger domain-containing protein, whose product is MPICPSCEIKFNSWEDVAKHIDEMANTRSDPSHVMWLNRNISIQRMNVRELANSLETFFSTPNGLSVWIRKRFISKFYGDNPHPFIVAMQKPTRGVLLGYVIEHQHFLKNWVKVLASIVTKTDKDDVLHYELENIAVEFIGYNGRPSHYELLLRMGEALGMPREKILSTPPLPATQSAIKTWRKIAETKTWLETMAAMHSLELVADRSLVKYGARLPYFNPLILTSNEYPQAVKDFLREGYEADVSHAGEALEMVERYAEELGLKEQVQVVVLKSFDAFSKYLLARLERGFEIEPSLIKEVMSI
- a CDS encoding MFS transporter, giving the protein MQDDYGYTFLLMSRIFRSIGIIYITLSSSLYLASIGVRPEIIGIIFLGAILFSSLLSLALGMIGDRYGYKKVLIATEIISSLAALVLAISINNFLIFTGFIIGGVGGAAGGIRGVFSPGLTALVASNWRNEAERVRRLSLLMSAASFSGIGGSILLSLRSYINNSVEGYRILYFVSFALLLASAISLLFVKEVKRPKKTSKVITKPSLKFISKVIVSNSITGFGLGIAIPLLPLWYKLAFHATSFEIGLIFTTSYLTTAIGSLLARKLRAEPLKVASITRILNGIFLIAMAFSPWLPLAAGLYIARGLNAGIGSPNRSAVNVRGVSEEDFGTASSIQGMATRFSQMSSGISGYLLDLSLSLPLEIGGILQAIGGYLYMRLLSGSRNVSEESSKKVSF
- a CDS encoding thiolase family protein, producing the protein MVAIIDANLTRFGKRKESLLELAGEVSLPLIEKYEIDFVVVSNTYSGEFNFQSGINNLITTYLSIDNVPSIRVDNTSGSGGSAILVAKSLLDSKVANTVLVLGVEKMSEKNTKQVTSIIASLLPLEERKAGLTLPSLAGLMAKEYMRRYNAPREAFALVAVKNHYNGSLNPYAHIQKVVSLEDVLKAPIIADPLTLYEFTPISDGASALVMVKDEYAYSFTKKPVFIKGIGVSSDTSYLSGREDILSIKSVRNAGLIAKKMAKIDRIDFAELHDMATVLEIVEAEELGLLRKGEGWKAYYDNYTSIDGEMPINTSGGLNSKGHPIGASGVAQAVEAFLQIRNEAGNRQVKNARVGLSLSMAGFGNSATVIIYGDEP